From the Toxoplasma gondii ME49 chromosome VIIa, whole genome shotgun sequence genome, one window contains:
- a CDS encoding hypothetical protein (encoded by transcript TGME49_204330), producing the protein MGTIHSAASWNVTVPGDKEEKKQAGRLASLSWIEQPTTVCARAYPSEMCESELVFTDRKGFTRQTDHVGDGLRRSWRHSSNHNRLPRRVMSVARQLSAGSHPRRTQSSAQLVASQSRDPVGLSRPERKSGGITDAKTLSLMQVTGSASEKTILKFHLFGNVSGREFQSIRRILQWIADAYAPRVEFYCQEEFEETAANTIKKQATELGGEVLQHCNTEWLLYALLSDGQEALYFGTKNDILKWASAEFLYQGSGEGQMAIRLSL; encoded by the exons ATGGGCACGATACACTCAGCTGCATCATGGAACGTAACAGTCCCCGG Ggacaaggaggaaaagaag CAAGCTGGccgtctcgcgtctctgagCTGGATCGAGCAACCGA CTACAGTCTGCGCAAGGGCCTACCCTAGTGAAATGTGCGAGAGTGAGCTGGTGTTTACAGACCGAAAG GGGTTCACTCGACAAACGGATCATGTTGGAGACGGACTGCGGCGTTCGTGGAGACACTCATCGAA ccACAATCGCTTGCCACGCCGAGTCATGTCAGTAGCTCGACAACTTTCTGCGGGTTCCCACCCGCGTCGTACCCAGTCCTCTGCCCAGCTTGTTGCATCGCAATCTCGAGACCCGGTGGGATTGTCGAGACCAGAAAGGAAGTCTGGTGGCATCACAGACGCAAAAACACTCTCTTTGATGCAAGTCACAGGGTCAGCATCAGAGAAAACGATCCTGAAGTTCCACTTGTTTGGCAATGTCAGCGGCAGGGAATTTCAGTCTATCAGACGAATCCTGCAGTGGATTGCCGACGCTTACGCACCGAGAGTAGAATTTTACTGTCAG GAGGAATTCGAAGAAACAGCGGCAAACACCATCAAGAAGCAAGCGACAGAGCTCGGCGGCGAAGTTCTGCAGCACTGTAACACGGAGTGGCTGTTGTACGCTCTCTTGAGCGATGGA CAGGAGGCTCTCTACTTTGGAACCAAGAACGACATCCTGAAATGGGCGTCTGCTGAATTCCTCTACCAAGGGTCAGGAGAAGGTCAGATGGCGATCAGGTTGTCCCTTTAA
- a CDS encoding hypothetical protein (encoded by transcript TGME49_204325), which produces MLKLGSNQRPLEQENANQNCCNSGDRQLSGVLGMCPCATGGTGTQFYVSLKPLAAFDKKFVAIGRSVMGMNALLLLLQRQLVPCDANTQRPAGDALFIKKIDVFID; this is translated from the exons ATGCTAAAACTCGGGAGCAACCAACGACCACTTGAACAGGAAAACGCAAACCAGAACTGTTGCAATAGTGGAGATCGCCAACTGAGTG GAGTTTTGGGCATGTGCCCATGTGCAACGGGAGGAACGGGAACACAGTTCTATGTGAGCCTGAAACCGCTTGCAGCGTTTGACAAGAAGTTCGTTGCCATCGGTCGTTCGGTCATGGGAATGAACGCGCTGTTGCTCCTGCTGCAGCGACAGCTAGTACCTTGTGACGCCAACACTCAAAGACCCGCTGGGGATGCACTTTTTATTAAGAAAATCGACGTTTTCATCGATTAA
- a CDS encoding hypothetical protein (encoded by transcript TGME49_204320~Predicted trans-membrane domain (TMHMM2.0):80-103), translating to MEVSTLTAESLGPPLQSLGEEDPAETLATEDSYLSNNYLRTRTETADTLRLSSDPVVPLEKRRRLRSRKTRQSKLRRRLAGALPRTAALILLATMFLLFVTGVKRMAGRVRSAEESPLEGLPATREDTKELVNQKLGQIEQLMLDDFYKRYLDINGGAARTALLNEMRRIKQTVYTPDVSDEMLGVALEQSKALEGEFRWKAARTEFAHMVAFAYPFPAGPDTPRLGRWFEEVVTSIGQDAARVVSAFENMSKYNAGEGLGRWQKAAAEAVAAKKWSDGILSNRKRK from the coding sequence ATGGAGGTGTCAACCCTCACTGCTGAGAGTCTTGGTCCTCCGCTGCAGAGTTTAGGGGAGGAAGACCCGGCTGAAACGCTTGCGACGGAAGACTCGTATCTCTCGAACAACTATCTCCGTACACGCACGGAAACAGCGGATACGCTGCGGCTGTCTAGTGACCCTGTTGTTCCTCTCGAGAAGCGCCGGCGCCTGCGAAGTCGGAAAACGAGGCAGAGTAAACTTCGGAGGCGCCTTGCTGGCGCTCTCCCCCGAACCGCCGCTCTCATATTGCTGGCCACCatgtttctgcttttcgtcACGGGAGTGAAGCGAATGGCGGGGCGGGTGCGGTCGGCTGAGGAGAGCCCCCTGGAGGGACTCCCGGCCACTCGTGAGGACACCAAAGAGCTGGTGAACCAGAAACTCGGGCAGATCGAGCAGCTGATGCTGGACGACTTTTACAAGCGCTACCTAGACATAAACGGCGGCGCAGCGCGTACAGCGCTGCTGAATGAAATGAGACGGATCAAGCAAACCGTTTACACCCCAGACGTTTCCGACGAGATGCTCGGCGTCGCTCTGGAGCAGTCGAAGGCGTTGGAGGGCGAGTTTCGCTGGAAGGCAGCGAGAACGGAATTCGCACACATGGTCGCCTTTGCATACCCATTCCCCGCAGGCCCCGACACGCCTCGACTTGGCCGATGGTTCGAGGAAGTCGTCACCTCGATAGGACAAGACGCGGCGCGTGTCGTTAGTGCCTTTGAGAACATGTCAAAATACAACGCTGGAGAAGGGCTCGGACGCTGGCAAAAGGCCGCAGCCGAGGCAGTGGCCGCCAAGAAGTGGTCTGATGGCATATTGtcaaacagaaaacgaaagtaG
- a CDS encoding hypothetical protein (encoded by transcript TGME49_204315), whose amino-acid sequence MPPATTSEMVFRYLTRGWVFSAASKDPAIFECRGKRIGSVTKQSYECYRRRKRRRLSRFDKRPSRAPSLFFLDLLYPSASCPSTRCPPCVRCQEHWIVTSRSRGKQDFLHIQGVQTPWRFPRYVWQNIIALAFLRFEIRADPSRSEEFRVAFLARPAAVVCGFSSAFFSVSRPSSVLLITMCKCMGEFSGVSSPLDL is encoded by the exons ATGCCTCCCGCAACCACGAGCG AGATGGTGTTTCGATATTTAACAAGAGGATGGGTTTTCAGCGCGGCTTCTAAAGACCCAGCAATTTTCGAGTGTCGTGGAAAACGAATCGGTTCGGTGACGAAGCAATCCTACGAATGTTACAGACGccggaaaagacgaagatTGTCCAG ATTCGATAAGCGACCGTCAAGGGccccctctctgttttttcttgacCTTTTGTACCCTTCGGCTTCTTGTCCATCCACACGTTGTCCACCCTGTGTCCGCTGTCAAGAACACTGGATTGTCACCTCCCGGTCCCGTGGAAAGCAAGACTTCCTCCACATCcagggtgtacagacaccctgGAGGTTCCCGCGATATGTCTGGCAAAATATCATCGCACttgcttttctccgtttcgaAATCCGCGCCGACCCgtcaagaagcgaagagtttcgtgtcgcttttctcgcgcgGCCGGCTGCCGTTGTCTGTGggttttcgtctgctttcttctcggtctcgcGTCCCAGTTCCGTCCTCCTGATCACAATGTGCAAGTGCATGGGTGAGTTTTCGGGTGTCTCATCTCCGCTCGACCTCTGA